In Macadamia integrifolia cultivar HAES 741 chromosome 12, SCU_Mint_v3, whole genome shotgun sequence, the following are encoded in one genomic region:
- the LOC122056923 gene encoding protein FAR1-RELATED SEQUENCE 5-like, which yields MVKYNLKDNSWCVDKFAQKEHWVPCYLKRHFFARMSSTQRSEGMNSYFQGYFKDTMTLFKFVKQYEKAIARRREKEEEAEFRTCTKLLQLSSHHPMEEHAGKMYTMRVFDIFKKHLISSISLSAKEEAVEGEVCKFLVGTFKIPSEERCVVIYDSSKEEVQCGCHLVEFMGALCKHALKVLHIGDCDAIPSKYILFRRTKEASTSMSFDSLRNTPECSTTRSLWRLWQANSAMMSLACSSQETCVAAMRMLQGFCDSFSTKLPNSNEGGFGESTHPTQSTVESRYKTHKHMKVPLPAISRGRPKSRGLEKHLMEECKGKRKNWRNKCGCVKHNKTKCDSTNRNCQTKSIRGEDTLDGALSDM from the coding sequence ATGGTGAAATATAACTTGAAGGATAACTCTTGGTGCGTAGATAAGTTTGCTCAGAAGGAGCATTGGGTACCCTGCTATTTGAAGAGGCATTTTTTTGCGAGGATGAGCTCAACACAACGAAGTGAGGGGATGAACAGTTATTTCCAAGGTTATTTTAAGGACACAATGACATTGTTTAAATTTGTGAAGCAATACGAGAAAGCTATCGCTAGGCgtagagagaaggaagaggaggcaGAGTTTAGAACATGTACCAAACTACTGCAATTATCATCACATCATCCTATGGAAGAGCATGCAGGTAAGATGTATACAATGAGGGTGTTTGATATATTTAAGAAGCATTTAATTTCCAGCATTAGCCTATCTGCGAAGGAGGAAGCAGTAGAGGGAGAAGTTTGTAAGTTTTTGGTGGGCACTTTTAAGATCCCGAGTGAGGAGAGGTGCGTGGTGATATACGACTCATCAAAAGAGGAGGTCCAATGTGGATGTCATTTAGTTGAGTTCATGGGGGCTTTATGTAAGCATGCGTTGAAGGTTCTACATATTGGAGATTGTGATGCTATCCCGTCTAAGTACATTCTATTTAGGAGGACGAAGGAAGCAAGTACTAGCATGTCATTCGATAGTCTAAGAAACACCCCAGAGTGTTCGACAACTAGGTCACTATGGAGATTATGGCAAGCCAATTCAGCAATGATGTCCTTGGCTTGCTCATCACAGGAAACTTGTGTAGCTGCTATGAGAATGCTTCAAGGTTTCTGTGATAGTTTTTCTACCAAATTACCAAATAGTAATGAAGGTGGATTCGGTGAATCAACTCATCCTACACAAAGTACTGTTGAATCTAGGTACAAGACCCATAAACACATGAAGGTTCCTCTACCTGCCATAAGTCGAGGTCGGCCAAAAAGCAGAGGACTTGAAAAACATTTGATGGAGGAGTgcaaagggaagaggaagaactgGCGCAATAAATGTGGATGTGTCAAGCATAACAAGACAAAGTGTGATTCGACGAATAGAAATTGTCAAACTAAATCGATTCGGGGAGAAGATACGTTGGATGGTGCTCTCTCAGATATGTAA